In one window of Cellulophaga sp. HaHa_2_95 DNA:
- a CDS encoding FecR family protein codes for MKEIKSKYNNQLSEVEKALLKKNILASIDKTSKKKKHFGKALSIAFVLILFVSGFFWYQNRTQESSIADVVSASKNLNVNDSDKVVLILGSGENLKIDPNNKSINYSNTGQKITLGNSKEVNQETSKNNKTVYNTLLVPFGERTKINLSDGSTVWLNSGSKMVYPAVFNGDRREVYLEGEAIFDVAHNKYHPFIVMSQDQEIEVLGTVFGVTSYADESTINTVLKSGSVQISYKNETSSGHLDKMKITPGTKASYDKNNKSIFSEKVNVDHYFSWRDGVFVFKKNDLKHIMKRISRYYNKNILIEDATLSSESFSGYLDLNEDIESVLKNIKASTNMNYSFKGNSIIIN; via the coding sequence ATGAAAGAAATTAAATCTAAATATAATAACCAGTTATCTGAAGTTGAGAAAGCGTTGTTGAAGAAAAACATACTTGCTTCAATAGACAAGACTTCAAAAAAGAAGAAACACTTTGGGAAGGCATTGTCTATCGCATTTGTTTTGATACTCTTTGTTTCTGGGTTTTTTTGGTATCAGAATAGAACGCAAGAAAGTTCTATTGCAGATGTGGTATCTGCTTCAAAGAATTTAAATGTTAATGATTCTGATAAGGTCGTTTTAATTTTAGGGAGTGGCGAAAATCTAAAAATAGACCCAAATAATAAAAGCATTAACTACTCTAATACAGGGCAGAAAATAACTTTAGGTAATTCAAAAGAAGTAAACCAAGAGACTTCTAAAAATAATAAAACGGTTTACAATACGCTGTTAGTTCCTTTTGGGGAACGCACAAAAATAAATTTATCTGATGGGAGTACCGTATGGTTAAATTCCGGATCAAAAATGGTGTACCCTGCTGTTTTTAATGGCGATAGGAGAGAAGTGTATTTAGAGGGAGAAGCAATTTTTGATGTAGCTCATAATAAATATCACCCTTTTATAGTAATGTCTCAGGACCAAGAGATAGAGGTGTTAGGAACTGTTTTTGGCGTAACCAGTTATGCGGATGAAAGCACAATAAATACAGTACTAAAGAGTGGTAGTGTACAAATTAGCTATAAAAACGAAACCTCATCAGGACACCTCGATAAAATGAAAATTACTCCCGGAACAAAAGCTAGTTATGATAAAAATAACAAAAGTATTTTTTCAGAAAAGGTAAATGTTGATCATTATTTTTCTTGGAGAGATGGTGTATTTGTATTTAAGAAAAACGATTTAAAGCACATCATGAAAAGGATTTCGAGGTACTACAATAAAAATATACTAATTGAAGACGCAACCTTGAGCTCAGAAAGTTTTTCTGGGTATTTAGATTTAAATGAAGATATAGAGAGTGTCTTAAAAAATATAAAGGCGAGTACAAATATGAACTACAGCTTTAAAGGAAATAGTATCATAATTAATTAA
- a CDS encoding RNA polymerase sigma factor: MQEYGELALALATERNRDTDEQMFTHQPEISSTDFFIEKEKEILIWQKLIDGDKAALGNLYDIYINILFTYGMYHSKDKSYVSDCIHDLFVDLYKYRNNLSMTDNVKYYLFRSLKRKINKKYRTKNLAVSLDDFQFKPDFTKANHISSCEKSIIHQEGIKERNEKLAEAISTLTKKQQKILFLRFDQEKSYEEISTIMDISIQTARTSIYRAIKTLRKLKFY, encoded by the coding sequence ATGCAAGAATATGGTGAGTTAGCATTGGCTTTAGCTACAGAAAGAAATCGAGATACGGACGAACAGATGTTTACACATCAGCCAGAAATTAGCAGTACAGATTTCTTTATAGAGAAGGAGAAGGAAATCTTAATTTGGCAAAAATTAATTGATGGAGATAAGGCTGCTTTAGGTAATCTGTATGATATCTATATCAACATCTTATTTACCTATGGTATGTATCATTCCAAAGATAAAAGCTATGTTTCTGACTGCATCCATGATTTATTTGTAGATCTATATAAGTACAGGAATAATTTATCTATGACAGATAATGTAAAATATTACTTGTTTAGATCTTTAAAGCGTAAAATCAATAAAAAATACAGAACTAAAAATTTGGCTGTCTCTTTAGATGATTTTCAGTTTAAGCCAGATTTTACCAAAGCAAACCATATTAGTTCTTGTGAGAAGTCTATCATTCATCAAGAAGGTATTAAAGAACGAAACGAAAAATTGGCAGAAGCGATAAGCACCCTAACCAAAAAACAGCAGAAAATACTTTTTTTAAGGTTCGATCAGGAAAAATCGTACGAAGAAATTTCAACAATTATGGATATTTCTATACAAACTGCAAGAACATCAATCTACCGTGCTATTAAAACCTTGCGAAAGCTAAAATTTTATTAA